A portion of the Calliphora vicina chromosome 5, idCalVici1.1, whole genome shotgun sequence genome contains these proteins:
- the maf-S gene encoding transcription factor MafK isoform X4, whose product MAPLSPCPIPDISDDELVSISVRDLNRTLKMRGLNREEIVRMKQRRRTLKNRGYAASCRIKRIEQKDVLETEKSHEWTELEQMHEDNEQCAREIETWKKKYAALLQFAAHNDIPIPPELETC is encoded by the exons ATG GCCCCTCTATCGCCCTGTCCCATACCAGATATTAGCGATGATGAGTTGGTTTCCATATCTGTACGTGATTTAAATCGAACATTGAAAATGCGTGGTCTTAATCGTGAGGAGATTGTGCGCATGAAACAACGTAGACGTACTTTAAAAAATCGTGGCTATGCAGCCAGTTGTCGCATTAAACGTATCGAACAGAAAGATGTTTTGGAAACGGAAAAATCTCATGAGTGGACGGAACTAGAACAGATGCACGAAGACAATGAACAGTGTGCTAGGGAAATTGAAACCTGGAAAAAGAAATATGCCGCTTTATTACAATTTGCAGCTCATAATGATATCCCAATACCGCCGGAATTGGAAACTTGCTAA
- the maf-S gene encoding transcription factor MafK isoform X1: MEPQPLQQHLTQQQSRSNIIKSTMVTEDLYAPLSPCPIPDISDDELVSISVRDLNRTLKMRGLNREEIVRMKQRRRTLKNRGYAASCRIKRIEQKDVLETEKSHEWTELEQMHEDNEQCAREIETWKKKYAALLQFAAHNDIPIPPELETC; this comes from the exons ATGGAACCACAGCCATTACAACAGCATCTAACACAACAACAGTCAAGGAGTAACATTATTAAATCAACCATGGTAACTGAAGATCTTTAT GCCCCTCTATCGCCCTGTCCCATACCAGATATTAGCGATGATGAGTTGGTTTCCATATCTGTACGTGATTTAAATCGAACATTGAAAATGCGTGGTCTTAATCGTGAGGAGATTGTGCGCATGAAACAACGTAGACGTACTTTAAAAAATCGTGGCTATGCAGCCAGTTGTCGCATTAAACGTATCGAACAGAAAGATGTTTTGGAAACGGAAAAATCTCATGAGTGGACGGAACTAGAACAGATGCACGAAGACAATGAACAGTGTGCTAGGGAAATTGAAACCTGGAAAAAGAAATATGCCGCTTTATTACAATTTGCAGCTCATAATGATATCCCAATACCGCCGGAATTGGAAACTTGCTAA
- the maf-S gene encoding transcription factor MafK isoform X2 — translation MEPQPLQQHLTQQQSRSNIIKSTMAPLSPCPIPDISDDELVSISVRDLNRTLKMRGLNREEIVRMKQRRRTLKNRGYAASCRIKRIEQKDVLETEKSHEWTELEQMHEDNEQCAREIETWKKKYAALLQFAAHNDIPIPPELETC, via the exons ATGGAACCACAGCCATTACAACAGCATCTAACACAACAACAGTCAAGGAGTAACATTATTAAATCAACCATG GCCCCTCTATCGCCCTGTCCCATACCAGATATTAGCGATGATGAGTTGGTTTCCATATCTGTACGTGATTTAAATCGAACATTGAAAATGCGTGGTCTTAATCGTGAGGAGATTGTGCGCATGAAACAACGTAGACGTACTTTAAAAAATCGTGGCTATGCAGCCAGTTGTCGCATTAAACGTATCGAACAGAAAGATGTTTTGGAAACGGAAAAATCTCATGAGTGGACGGAACTAGAACAGATGCACGAAGACAATGAACAGTGTGCTAGGGAAATTGAAACCTGGAAAAAGAAATATGCCGCTTTATTACAATTTGCAGCTCATAATGATATCCCAATACCGCCGGAATTGGAAACTTGCTAA
- the maf-S gene encoding transcription factor MafK isoform X3 — protein MVTEDLYAPLSPCPIPDISDDELVSISVRDLNRTLKMRGLNREEIVRMKQRRRTLKNRGYAASCRIKRIEQKDVLETEKSHEWTELEQMHEDNEQCAREIETWKKKYAALLQFAAHNDIPIPPELETC, from the exons ATGGTAACTGAAGATCTTTAT GCCCCTCTATCGCCCTGTCCCATACCAGATATTAGCGATGATGAGTTGGTTTCCATATCTGTACGTGATTTAAATCGAACATTGAAAATGCGTGGTCTTAATCGTGAGGAGATTGTGCGCATGAAACAACGTAGACGTACTTTAAAAAATCGTGGCTATGCAGCCAGTTGTCGCATTAAACGTATCGAACAGAAAGATGTTTTGGAAACGGAAAAATCTCATGAGTGGACGGAACTAGAACAGATGCACGAAGACAATGAACAGTGTGCTAGGGAAATTGAAACCTGGAAAAAGAAATATGCCGCTTTATTACAATTTGCAGCTCATAATGATATCCCAATACCGCCGGAATTGGAAACTTGCTAA